One genomic window of Micromonospora sp. WMMD1128 includes the following:
- a CDS encoding SRPBCC family protein → MSGVMEHVDVDVPIRTAYDQWTQFEEFPHFMEGVQEVRQLSEKMTHWTVEIAGVKREFDAEITEQLPDERVAWTSTGGTQQAGVVTFHRLDEGHTRVTLQLEFEPHGVVEQAGDKLGVVDRRAKGDLERFKQFIERRGQETGAWRGSVDRPTP, encoded by the coding sequence ATGAGCGGCGTTATGGAACACGTGGATGTGGACGTCCCGATCCGGACCGCGTACGACCAGTGGACCCAGTTCGAGGAGTTCCCGCACTTCATGGAGGGTGTGCAGGAGGTCCGGCAGCTCTCCGAGAAGATGACGCACTGGACCGTGGAGATCGCCGGCGTGAAGCGCGAGTTCGACGCCGAGATCACCGAGCAGCTTCCCGACGAGCGCGTGGCCTGGACCTCCACCGGGGGTACGCAGCAGGCCGGCGTGGTGACGTTCCACCGCCTCGACGAGGGGCACACCCGGGTCACCCTCCAACTGGAGTTCGAGCCGCACGGGGTGGTCGAGCAGGCCGGCGACAAGCTGGGCGTGGTCGACCGCCGGGCCAAGGGCGACCTGGAGCGGTTCAAGCAGTTCATCGAGCGGCGCGGTCAGGAGACCGGCGCCTGGCGCGGCTCGGTCGACCGGCCGACCCCCTGA
- a CDS encoding metallophosphoesterase — translation MELVIMADTHVPKRARDLPEALWAAVEAADVVLHAGDWVDVALLDALAARSRRLVGVHGNNDGPALRARLPEVARVELAGLRVAVVHETGPKTGREERCAAAYGDCDLLVFGHSHIPWDSVATGGLRLLNPGSPTDRRAQPHATYLTARVAAGRLDRVELHRLPPR, via the coding sequence GTGGAGCTGGTGATCATGGCGGATACGCATGTGCCCAAGCGGGCGCGGGATCTGCCGGAGGCGCTGTGGGCGGCGGTGGAGGCCGCCGACGTGGTGCTGCACGCCGGGGACTGGGTGGACGTGGCGTTGCTGGACGCGCTTGCGGCCCGGTCACGCCGACTGGTCGGGGTACACGGCAACAACGACGGGCCGGCCCTGCGCGCCCGGCTGCCCGAGGTGGCCCGGGTCGAGCTGGCCGGGCTGCGGGTCGCCGTGGTGCACGAGACCGGCCCGAAGACCGGCCGCGAGGAGCGCTGCGCCGCCGCGTACGGCGACTGCGACCTGCTGGTCTTCGGACACTCGCACATCCCGTGGGACAGCGTCGCGACGGGCGGGCTGCGGCTGCTCAACCCCGGTTCACCCACCGACCGGCGGGCTCAGCCGCACGCGACGTACCTGACCGCCCGGGTGGCGGCGGGGCGGCTCGACCGGGTCGAGCTGCACCGCCTGCCCCCGCGCTGA
- a CDS encoding HAD family hydrolase — translation MADDNRYGVLFDVDGTLIDSTYLHTVSWWEALRQGEHRVPMARIHRSIGMGSDKLLDHLLGAERDRDADGRLRDAHDALYAEYWERLGPLPGARELLRACADRGLRVVLATSAAEHEAAVLRAALDVDDVIDTVTSSADAEQSKPAPDILAAALDQSGLAAERVVFVGDSVWDVVAAAKLDIPCIGLTCGGTGRAELAGAGAVAVYEDPSELLDALPQSAIGSLG, via the coding sequence ATGGCCGACGACAACCGCTACGGCGTCCTCTTCGACGTGGACGGCACCCTGATCGACTCGACGTACCTACACACGGTGAGTTGGTGGGAGGCGCTGCGCCAGGGTGAGCACCGGGTGCCGATGGCGCGGATCCACAGGTCCATCGGCATGGGGTCGGACAAACTCCTCGACCACCTGCTCGGCGCCGAGCGGGACCGGGACGCCGACGGGCGTCTGCGTGACGCGCACGACGCGCTCTACGCGGAGTACTGGGAGCGGCTGGGGCCGCTGCCCGGGGCGCGGGAGCTGCTGCGTGCCTGCGCGGACCGGGGCCTGCGGGTGGTCCTGGCCACCTCGGCGGCCGAACACGAGGCGGCCGTGTTGCGGGCGGCGCTCGACGTCGACGACGTGATCGACACGGTCACCTCCTCCGCCGACGCGGAGCAGAGCAAGCCCGCGCCGGACATCCTGGCCGCCGCGCTGGACCAGTCGGGCCTGGCCGCCGAGCGGGTGGTGTTCGTCGGCGACTCGGTCTGGGACGTGGTCGCCGCCGCCAAGCTGGACATCCCCTGCATCGGGCTGACCTGCGGCGGCACCGGCCGGGCGGAGCTGGCCGGCGCGGGCGCGGTGGCGGTGTACGAGGACCCGTCCGAGTTGCTGGACGCCCTGCCACAGAGCGCGATCGGGTCCCTCGGCTGA
- a CDS encoding FAD-dependent oxidoreductase, giving the protein MTADRAGVVVVGAGIAGVACATELARAGIPVEVRERARVTGGRMASKRFDGRPADLGAAYFTVDDPDFAAVVADWHAAGLVREWTDTLVAYGPRGREQVTGPMRWAAPRGLRSLVEHLAADLPVAHNRLVMTVEPGPRVDGRAAEAVVLAMPGPQAALLLDPVLVDATRAAAAQRWSSTLSGVLHFPARRWPDFRGAFVNDHPVLSLVCDDGDRRGDGAPVLVAHTTPEFAAGHLLQPTAARPEIEQAVRDLLGLPEPAASIHVHRWTYARPAKVVEGGTFHLDDDGIALAGDAFGRPRVQSAWRSGHDLGRALVSRLGSA; this is encoded by the coding sequence ATGACGGCGGACCGGGCGGGTGTGGTGGTGGTCGGCGCGGGGATCGCCGGGGTGGCGTGCGCGACCGAACTGGCCCGGGCCGGGATCCCGGTCGAGGTGCGGGAACGCGCCCGGGTCACCGGCGGGCGGATGGCCAGCAAACGCTTCGACGGCCGGCCCGCCGACCTCGGCGCCGCCTACTTCACCGTCGACGACCCGGACTTCGCCGCCGTGGTGGCGGACTGGCACGCCGCCGGGCTGGTCCGGGAATGGACCGACACCCTGGTCGCGTACGGGCCACGCGGGCGCGAGCAGGTGACCGGCCCGATGCGCTGGGCCGCCCCGCGTGGGCTGCGCTCGCTCGTCGAGCATCTCGCCGCCGACCTTCCGGTGGCCCACAACCGGCTGGTCATGACCGTCGAGCCGGGGCCCCGGGTGGACGGGCGGGCGGCCGAGGCGGTGGTGCTCGCCATGCCGGGCCCGCAGGCCGCCCTGCTGCTCGACCCGGTGCTGGTCGACGCCACCCGGGCCGCGGCGGCACAACGCTGGTCGTCCACGCTGTCCGGGGTGCTGCACTTCCCGGCCCGCCGCTGGCCCGACTTCCGCGGCGCGTTCGTCAACGACCACCCGGTGCTGAGCCTGGTCTGCGACGACGGCGACCGGCGCGGGGACGGCGCCCCGGTGCTCGTCGCGCACACCACGCCGGAGTTCGCCGCCGGGCACCTGCTCCAGCCCACCGCCGCCCGCCCGGAGATCGAGCAGGCCGTCCGGGACCTGCTCGGGCTGCCCGAGCCGGCCGCGTCGATCCACGTGCACCGCTGGACCTACGCCCGGCCGGCGAAGGTCGTCGAGGGTGGCACGTTCCACCTGGACGACGACGGGATCGCGCTGGCCGGTGACGCGTTCGGCCGCCCGCGGGTGCAGAGCGCCTGGCGTTCCGGTCACGACCTGGGCCGCGCGCTCGTGAGCCGGTTGGGCTCGGCATGA
- a CDS encoding cation:proton antiporter, with product MEPVDVGFALLGVGALLAGILPRMLEKRPLSMPIAFLGLGMLVFALPTGLPTPDPLRWSELTTHLTEVGVIVALMGAGLKIDRPLSWARWSSTWRLLAIAMPLCIAAVALLGWWWAGLVPAAALLLGAALAPTDPVLASDVQVGEPTDAEDSEDEVRFALTSEAGLNDGLAFPFVYAAIAIASTSLAPSDWFGEWLAVDVVYKLAAGVGGGLLVGWLLGKLFFRAPSTLRLARHSEGFLALAATFLAYGLVEVIGGYGFLAVFVAARAIRSAERTHEFHSVLHDFAEQVERLLTVLLLLLFGGAVISGLLAPLTWPAALVGLALVLVIRPLAGWLSLRGAPGRPSEHWVISLFGIRGVGSFYYLAYATTKAEFPQARLLWATVGLVVVVSVVAHGIAATPIMQLLDRAGDRTRDSSETDRAEQPVPAG from the coding sequence GTGGAACCGGTCGATGTCGGGTTCGCTCTGCTGGGCGTCGGTGCGTTGCTCGCGGGCATCCTGCCCCGGATGCTGGAGAAGCGGCCGTTGTCCATGCCGATCGCGTTCCTCGGCCTCGGGATGCTCGTCTTCGCGCTGCCGACCGGGTTGCCGACGCCCGATCCGCTGCGCTGGTCGGAACTGACCACCCACCTCACCGAGGTCGGGGTGATCGTCGCCCTGATGGGCGCCGGCTTGAAGATCGACCGGCCGTTGAGCTGGGCTCGCTGGTCGTCGACGTGGAGGCTGCTGGCCATCGCCATGCCGCTGTGCATCGCCGCGGTGGCGCTGCTGGGGTGGTGGTGGGCCGGCCTGGTGCCGGCGGCGGCACTGCTGCTCGGCGCCGCGCTCGCCCCCACCGACCCGGTGCTCGCCTCCGACGTGCAGGTGGGTGAGCCGACCGACGCGGAGGACTCCGAGGACGAGGTACGCTTCGCGTTGACCTCGGAGGCGGGCCTGAACGACGGACTGGCCTTCCCGTTCGTCTACGCGGCCATCGCGATCGCCAGCACCAGCCTCGCCCCGTCCGACTGGTTCGGCGAGTGGCTCGCCGTCGACGTGGTCTACAAGCTCGCCGCCGGCGTCGGTGGCGGCCTGCTCGTCGGCTGGTTGCTCGGCAAACTGTTCTTCCGGGCCCCGAGCACGCTGCGGCTGGCCCGGCACTCCGAGGGCTTCCTCGCCCTGGCCGCCACGTTCCTCGCGTACGGGCTGGTGGAGGTGATCGGCGGGTACGGCTTCCTGGCCGTGTTCGTCGCCGCCCGGGCGATCCGGTCCGCGGAACGCACCCACGAGTTCCACTCCGTGCTGCACGACTTCGCCGAACAGGTGGAACGGCTGCTCACCGTACTGTTGCTGCTGTTGTTCGGCGGCGCGGTGATCAGCGGCCTGCTCGCGCCGCTCACCTGGCCGGCGGCGCTCGTCGGCCTGGCCCTGGTGCTGGTGATCCGACCGCTGGCGGGCTGGCTGTCGCTGCGGGGCGCGCCGGGCCGCCCGTCCGAGCACTGGGTGATCTCCCTGTTCGGCATCCGCGGCGTCGGATCGTTCTACTACCTGGCGTACGCCACCACGAAGGCGGAGTTCCCGCAGGCGAGACTGCTGTGGGCCACGGTCGGCCTGGTGGTGGTGGTCTCGGTGGTGGCGCACGGGATCGCCGCGACCCCGATCATGCAGCTGCTGGACCGGGCGGGTGACCGCACCCGCGACAGCTCGGAGACGGATCGGGCCGAACAGCCCGTCCCGGCCGGCTGA
- a CDS encoding glycoside hydrolase family 15 protein, with protein MRTGRISEHGFLADGRSAALVDTAGSVNWWCPARFDGPSVFGRLLDDDAGHWAIRPEGGFTSTRSYLDDALVLRTVFATPTGTVAVTDALALEPGARGHDIGLRSPRVLARVVEGVDGEVPMRVDYAPRFEYGRVGAYLTERDGVTVATAGACRLELRAGVSLAFVDGTAVGRFTARAGSAHHFTLGYAPTYAGGAPALPDAADVVAGTVAGWRSWADLHDYRGEFRDLVRRSALVVQGMTYGPSGAVVAAATTALPEEPGGNRNYDYRFVWLRDFSLTLQALWRAACPDEADRQFTWVARAMGRLGDTPAPIMYGVEGERDLTEHDLDHLAGYDGSRPVLVGNDAWRQRQNDVLGEVLDAAWLMRHYLDPMSPEVRHLLCTLADRAVRDWRRPDSGMWEARDAERHYVSSKVQCWTALDRAVRFGPRIGEPADVARWAAARDEIRAAVLARGWNERIGAYTGAFDSEDLDASVLLMPLVGFLPADDPRMRATVDVIERRLSRDGLLRRWDDDPAGFVICSFWLVGCLAEAGEVDRARRLFEQLAARTNDLGLYAEQIDQATGEQLGNFPQAFSHIGLINAAGRITDAAARFAHERPTVPMGAARTEGATG; from the coding sequence GTGCGCACCGGACGGATCAGCGAGCACGGCTTCCTCGCCGACGGGCGCAGCGCCGCCCTGGTGGACACCGCCGGCTCGGTGAACTGGTGGTGCCCGGCGCGGTTCGACGGGCCGTCTGTCTTCGGGCGGCTGCTCGACGACGACGCCGGGCACTGGGCGATCCGTCCGGAGGGCGGGTTCACCAGCACCCGGTCCTACCTGGACGACGCGCTGGTGCTGCGTACCGTCTTCGCCACACCGACCGGGACGGTGGCCGTCACCGACGCCCTGGCGCTGGAGCCCGGCGCCCGCGGCCACGACATCGGGCTGCGGTCGCCGCGGGTGCTCGCCCGGGTCGTCGAGGGCGTCGACGGTGAGGTGCCGATGCGCGTCGACTACGCGCCACGGTTCGAGTACGGGCGGGTCGGGGCCTACCTCACCGAACGCGACGGGGTGACCGTCGCCACCGCCGGCGCGTGCCGGCTGGAGCTGCGCGCCGGCGTCAGCCTGGCCTTCGTCGACGGGACCGCCGTCGGGCGGTTCACCGCCCGCGCCGGCAGCGCCCACCACTTCACCCTCGGGTACGCCCCGACGTACGCCGGCGGGGCGCCGGCGCTGCCCGACGCCGCCGACGTGGTCGCCGGCACGGTCGCCGGCTGGCGCTCCTGGGCGGACCTGCACGACTACCGGGGTGAATTCCGGGACCTGGTCCGGCGCAGCGCGCTCGTGGTGCAGGGCATGACCTACGGGCCGAGCGGCGCGGTGGTCGCGGCGGCCACCACCGCGCTGCCGGAGGAGCCCGGCGGGAACCGCAACTACGACTACCGGTTCGTCTGGCTCCGCGACTTCAGCCTCACCCTCCAGGCGCTGTGGCGGGCCGCCTGCCCGGACGAGGCGGACCGGCAGTTCACCTGGGTGGCCCGGGCCATGGGGCGGCTCGGCGACACCCCCGCGCCGATCATGTACGGCGTCGAGGGGGAGCGGGACCTGACCGAGCACGACCTCGACCACCTGGCCGGGTACGACGGCAGCCGACCGGTGCTCGTCGGCAACGACGCCTGGCGGCAGCGGCAGAACGACGTGCTGGGCGAGGTGCTCGACGCGGCGTGGCTGATGCGGCATTACCTGGATCCGATGTCGCCCGAGGTGCGCCACCTGCTGTGCACGCTCGCCGATCGGGCGGTGCGCGACTGGCGTCGGCCCGACTCCGGGATGTGGGAGGCACGCGACGCCGAGCGGCACTACGTGTCGTCGAAGGTGCAGTGCTGGACCGCGCTGGACCGGGCGGTCCGCTTCGGTCCGCGCATCGGCGAGCCGGCGGACGTGGCCCGCTGGGCGGCGGCCCGCGACGAGATCCGCGCGGCGGTGCTCGCCCGGGGCTGGAACGAGCGGATCGGCGCGTACACCGGGGCGTTCGACTCCGAGGACCTGGACGCCTCGGTGCTGCTCATGCCGCTTGTCGGCTTCCTGCCCGCCGACGACCCGCGGATGCGCGCCACCGTGGACGTGATCGAACGCCGGCTGTCCCGCGACGGGCTGCTGCGCCGCTGGGACGACGACCCGGCCGGCTTCGTGATCTGCTCGTTCTGGCTGGTCGGCTGCCTGGCCGAGGCGGGCGAGGTGGACCGGGCCCGGCGGCTGTTCGAACAGCTCGCCGCCCGCACGAACGACCTCGGCCTCTATGCCGAGCAGATCGACCAGGCCACCGGCGAACAGCTGGGCAACTTTCCCCAGGCGTTCTCGCACATCGGCCTGATCAACGCCGCGGGCCGGATCACCGACGCGGCGGCGCGGTTCGCGCACGAGCGACCGACCGTGCCGATGGGCGCGGCCCGCACGGAGGGAGCAACCGGATGA
- a CDS encoding YihY/virulence factor BrkB family protein, which translates to MTATTPATVGGRRFPRRMRQLNWRTWRGVLVRSSKGFVKDNCADWAAALTYYGVLALFPSTIVVVALVGLVSDGPRTVDTVIDLAREIGAGSVVGNDAFVGVVRNVVEQQGPAKALLSFGLLGALWSASGFIGAFTRASNAIYGVEEGRPFYRLRPLQIGMAAVTLLLLAVVATGLIVSGPVTDAVGDRLHAGGLTRTTWSVTKWPLLALVAMTLLSLLFWIAPNVRQPRFRWLTPGGALALLAWVAASFGFGLYVANFGSYDVTYGSLGAVIAFLVWLYLSNCALMLGVQLNAEVQRGRAMQAGVEEPAEPVLPPRAPADS; encoded by the coding sequence ATGACGGCGACGACACCAGCCACGGTCGGCGGCCGGCGCTTTCCCCGGCGGATGCGCCAACTCAACTGGCGCACCTGGCGGGGGGTGCTGGTGCGCAGCAGCAAGGGCTTCGTCAAGGACAACTGCGCCGACTGGGCCGCCGCGCTCACCTACTACGGGGTGCTCGCGCTCTTCCCGTCCACGATCGTGGTGGTCGCCCTGGTCGGCCTGGTCTCCGACGGCCCGCGCACGGTGGACACGGTGATCGACCTGGCCCGGGAGATCGGCGCCGGCTCGGTGGTCGGCAACGACGCATTCGTCGGCGTGGTGCGCAACGTGGTCGAGCAGCAGGGCCCGGCGAAGGCGCTGCTGAGCTTCGGCCTGCTCGGCGCGCTCTGGTCGGCCTCCGGGTTCATCGGCGCGTTCACCCGGGCCTCCAACGCGATCTACGGGGTGGAGGAGGGCCGGCCGTTCTACCGCCTCCGCCCGTTGCAGATCGGCATGGCCGCGGTGACCCTGCTGCTGCTGGCGGTGGTCGCCACCGGGCTGATCGTCAGCGGCCCGGTCACCGACGCGGTGGGCGACCGGCTGCACGCCGGCGGCCTGACCCGGACCACCTGGTCGGTGACGAAGTGGCCGTTGCTCGCCCTGGTCGCGATGACGCTGCTGTCGTTGCTGTTCTGGATCGCGCCGAACGTACGGCAGCCGCGGTTCCGCTGGCTCACCCCCGGTGGCGCGCTGGCGCTGCTGGCCTGGGTCGCCGCCTCCTTCGGCTTCGGCCTCTACGTCGCCAACTTCGGCTCCTACGACGTGACCTACGGCAGTCTCGGCGCGGTGATCGCGTTCCTGGTCTGGCTCTATCTGTCCAACTGCGCGCTGATGCTCGGCGTGCAGCTCAACGCGGAGGTGCAGCGGGGCCGGGCGATGCAGGCCGGCGTCGAGGAGCCGGCCGAGCCGGTGCTGCCGCCGCGCGCTCCGGCCGACTCCTGA
- a CDS encoding DUF2795 domain-containing protein: MERGSSKHSPRVDEQMSSEVSGLVQGPGAGGARVDEFRQPEPSGEDQPEATTAPAGELRTGSPQGMSSEDVEARSRLGRFIGMAALPGDRDTLVTNARENEAPADIVAALEGLPEGTRYQTVSEVWAALGHRNETTRW; this comes from the coding sequence ATGGAACGTGGCAGCAGCAAGCACTCGCCCAGGGTCGACGAGCAGATGAGCAGCGAGGTCAGCGGTCTGGTCCAGGGGCCGGGCGCGGGCGGCGCCAGGGTGGACGAGTTCCGCCAGCCCGAGCCGTCCGGCGAGGACCAGCCCGAGGCCACCACGGCTCCGGCCGGTGAGTTGCGCACCGGCTCCCCGCAGGGGATGAGTTCGGAGGACGTGGAGGCGCGCAGCCGCCTGGGCCGGTTCATCGGCATGGCGGCGTTGCCCGGCGACCGCGACACGTTGGTCACCAACGCGCGGGAGAACGAGGCGCCGGCGGACATCGTGGCCGCCCTCGAGGGCCTGCCGGAGGGCACCCGTTACCAGACGGTTTCCGAGGTGTGGGCCGCACTCGGGCACAGGAACGAGACGACGCGCTGGTGA
- a CDS encoding DUF6401 family natural product biosynthesis protein has protein sequence MRVSNNRVATPSAAVAARSTLITLTTVVGTAGLAAARAIPGLLAEVDQHAAGVRDSLHGDRRPLTVAALAGYAEGLRDAATEHGWTPPAEPVDWSAPDWLLTRLLAVCLLARALDPRQLA, from the coding sequence ATGCGCGTGTCGAACAACCGGGTCGCCACCCCGTCCGCGGCGGTAGCCGCGCGATCGACCCTCATCACGCTGACCACAGTCGTCGGCACCGCCGGCCTCGCCGCGGCCCGCGCCATTCCCGGGCTGCTCGCGGAGGTCGACCAGCACGCCGCCGGGGTACGCGACAGCCTGCACGGCGACCGCCGCCCACTGACCGTGGCGGCGCTCGCCGGATACGCCGAAGGGCTGCGGGACGCGGCCACGGAGCACGGCTGGACGCCGCCGGCCGAGCCGGTCGACTGGTCCGCCCCCGACTGGCTGCTCACCCGGTTGCTCGCGGTCTGCCTGCTGGCCCGCGCGCTGGATCCGCGCCAGCTGGCGTAG
- a CDS encoding SpoIIE family protein phosphatase produces MPGTVGRIPTPSAPTPGASAHPWAGTPLGVPESWDPAVRAVADVVLSSPVPMALLLGDDLVLLYNDGYAELIGDRHPAALGRPAAEVFAEVWREAGAGEALERVYRLGEPFLEREAVLPADRQAEPAVFTRGHSPVRDSAGDIVGVLTVSAQTTQLTRQLQSLSDFAAALSGTLTLDDVARVTLRYCLHSFDADRVSFVVDEGATWRLVRRIRGELLDEADERLPPLWRRMGTDTAMPAVVTARSGVPSFVADGQPLREVAVDRHDEKIRAIAALPLRSTVVRGALTVAYQASRPWSPAERALLAASAELIGQAAERARRFETQHGTAQLLQRSMLPEQLPDLPRLRIAARYDPGVDGNAAGGDFYDAFLLPTGTLGVVLGDVAGHDVQAAARMGQVRAALRALALSDPRPDAVLGGLDRLVASLGTEGGTHELFVTVVFGVVDADRELVTLASAGHPAPLIRRGRSDTGPAAEFVEVPPGPPLGLGGRTRTVTVPFRPGDTLLLYSDGVVERRWQDLAAGLTGLGAAVSAAGGGDPRALCAVATAAVPGATEDDVAVLAVEHAVRPSRSAGMEVPAEPTAPSRVRHWLTAQLTEWQVPEAVVGAAVLCTSELTTNALLHAGTAARVEIDLSAERLLVSVADSGTRGQVTRAQTDTLSSRGRGLGLIEELSDTWGTDPTVRGSTVWFEILIPPG; encoded by the coding sequence ATGCCAGGCACCGTCGGTCGGATTCCCACGCCGTCCGCTCCCACGCCGGGAGCGAGCGCCCACCCGTGGGCCGGCACGCCGCTGGGCGTCCCGGAGAGCTGGGACCCGGCGGTCCGTGCCGTGGCGGACGTGGTGCTCTCCTCCCCCGTGCCGATGGCCCTGCTCCTCGGTGACGACCTGGTCCTGCTCTACAACGACGGGTATGCCGAGTTGATCGGCGACCGGCACCCGGCCGCGCTGGGGCGACCGGCGGCGGAGGTGTTCGCCGAGGTGTGGCGGGAGGCCGGCGCCGGCGAGGCGCTGGAGCGGGTGTACCGGCTGGGCGAGCCCTTCCTGGAGCGGGAGGCGGTGCTACCGGCCGACCGCCAGGCCGAACCGGCGGTGTTCACCCGCGGCCACTCCCCGGTCCGGGACTCCGCCGGCGACATCGTCGGCGTGCTCACCGTCTCCGCGCAGACCACCCAGCTGACCCGGCAGTTGCAGAGCCTGAGCGACTTCGCCGCGGCGCTCTCCGGCACGCTCACCCTGGACGACGTGGCCCGGGTGACGCTGCGCTACTGCCTGCACTCGTTCGACGCCGACCGGGTCTCCTTCGTGGTCGACGAGGGCGCCACGTGGCGGCTGGTCCGCCGGATCCGCGGGGAGCTGCTCGACGAGGCCGACGAGCGGCTGCCACCGCTGTGGCGCCGGATGGGCACCGACACGGCGATGCCGGCGGTGGTGACCGCACGCAGCGGCGTACCCTCGTTCGTCGCCGACGGCCAGCCGCTGCGCGAGGTCGCGGTGGACCGGCACGACGAGAAGATCCGGGCGATCGCCGCGCTGCCGCTGCGCTCGACCGTGGTCCGGGGCGCCCTCACCGTGGCCTACCAGGCGTCGCGGCCCTGGTCACCCGCGGAGCGGGCGCTGCTCGCCGCGTCCGCGGAGCTGATCGGCCAGGCCGCCGAGCGGGCCCGCCGGTTCGAGACCCAGCACGGCACCGCCCAGTTGCTGCAACGCAGCATGCTGCCGGAGCAACTGCCCGACCTGCCCCGGTTGCGCATCGCCGCCCGCTACGACCCGGGCGTCGACGGCAACGCCGCCGGTGGCGACTTCTACGACGCGTTCCTGCTGCCTACCGGCACGCTCGGCGTGGTGCTCGGCGACGTGGCCGGCCACGACGTGCAGGCCGCCGCCCGGATGGGGCAGGTACGCGCGGCGTTGCGCGCGCTCGCCCTGTCCGACCCCCGGCCGGACGCGGTGCTCGGCGGCCTGGACCGACTGGTGGCGAGCCTCGGCACCGAAGGCGGCACGCACGAACTCTTCGTCACCGTCGTGTTCGGCGTGGTCGACGCCGACCGGGAACTGGTCACGCTGGCGAGCGCCGGCCACCCCGCGCCGCTGATCCGGCGCGGCCGGTCCGACACCGGCCCGGCCGCGGAGTTCGTCGAGGTGCCGCCCGGCCCGCCGCTGGGCCTCGGCGGCCGGACCCGAACGGTCACCGTGCCGTTCCGCCCCGGCGACACGCTGCTGCTCTACAGCGACGGCGTGGTGGAGCGGCGCTGGCAGGACCTGGCCGCGGGGCTCACCGGGCTCGGCGCGGCGGTCAGCGCCGCGGGCGGCGGCGACCCCCGGGCGCTGTGCGCGGTGGCGACCGCCGCCGTGCCGGGGGCCACCGAGGACGACGTGGCGGTGCTGGCGGTGGAGCACGCGGTCCGGCCCAGCCGGTCGGCGGGCATGGAGGTGCCGGCCGAGCCGACCGCGCCGAGCCGGGTCCGGCACTGGTTGACCGCCCAGCTCACCGAGTGGCAGGTGCCCGAGGCGGTGGTCGGCGCGGCGGTGCTCTGCACCAGCGAGCTGACCACGAACGCCCTGCTGCACGCCGGCACCGCCGCCCGGGTCGAGATCGACCTGAGCGCCGAGCGACTGCTGGTCTCGGTCGCCGACTCGGGCACCCGGGGGCAGGTCACCCGCGCCCAGACGGACACGCTGAGCAGCCGTGGCCGCGGGCTCGGCCTGATCGAGGAGCTGAGCGACACCTGGGGCACCGACCCGACCGTACGCGGCTCGACGGTCTGGTTCGAGATTCTCATTCCCCCGGGGTGA
- a CDS encoding DUF3072 domain-containing protein, whose translation MADRANDSTNVNPDAAVKDPDDWVTGDEPPTAAQESYLHTLAQEAGETVPDGLTKAEASRRIDELQAETGRGR comes from the coding sequence ATGGCCGACCGCGCCAACGACAGCACCAACGTGAATCCGGACGCCGCCGTCAAGGACCCGGACGACTGGGTCACCGGCGACGAGCCGCCGACCGCGGCCCAGGAGTCCTACCTGCACACGCTGGCCCAGGAGGCGGGCGAGACGGTGCCGGACGGGCTGACCAAGGCCGAGGCGTCCCGCCGGATCGACGAGCTCCAGGCGGAGACCGGCCGAGGGCGCTGA
- a CDS encoding SDR family oxidoreductase yields the protein MTGRLAGKTALITGSDSGIGQATAIEFGREGADVVVHYLHDHAGANHTRAEIEKAGRRAVVVQGDISVEHQVDAMFDEALAEFDRLDVLMNDAGVDASGIPVVDLDTETWDRCIRTNLYGMFFCCRRFVRHRRDAGGGGKIINITSIHQEVARAGGADYDSSKGGMLELAKSLALEVAPMGMNVNNIGPGMVLTPFNQEAIDDPKYLHEQVQSIPWKRAAEPSEIAKLAVFLASGDADYVTGSTYFMDGGLMQNQGQGA from the coding sequence ATGACCGGACGACTGGCGGGGAAGACCGCCCTGATCACCGGCTCGGACTCGGGCATCGGCCAGGCCACCGCGATCGAGTTCGGCCGGGAGGGCGCCGATGTGGTGGTGCACTACCTGCACGACCACGCCGGCGCGAACCACACCCGGGCGGAGATCGAGAAAGCCGGCCGGCGGGCCGTGGTGGTGCAGGGCGACATCAGCGTCGAGCATCAGGTCGACGCGATGTTCGACGAGGCGCTGGCCGAGTTCGACCGGCTGGACGTGCTGATGAACGACGCCGGCGTGGACGCCTCCGGCATCCCGGTGGTCGACCTGGACACCGAGACCTGGGACCGGTGCATCCGCACGAACCTCTACGGCATGTTCTTCTGCTGCCGGCGGTTCGTCCGGCACCGCCGGGACGCCGGTGGCGGCGGCAAGATCATCAACATCACGTCGATCCACCAGGAGGTGGCCCGGGCCGGCGGCGCGGACTACGACTCCAGCAAGGGCGGCATGCTGGAGCTGGCCAAGAGCCTGGCCCTGGAGGTGGCCCCGATGGGCATGAACGTGAACAACATCGGGCCGGGCATGGTGCTGACCCCGTTCAACCAGGAGGCGATCGACGACCCGAAGTACCTCCACGAGCAGGTGCAGAGCATCCCGTGGAAGCGGGCCGCCGAGCCGTCCGAGATCGCCAAGCTGGCCGTCTTCCTGGCCAGCGGCGACGCCGACTACGTCACCGGCTCGACCTACTTCATGGACGGCGGCCTGATGCAGAACCAGGGCCAGGGCGCCTAA